CAGCCTGTGGAAGATCGCGGTCGCGACCTATGGCGACGGCATGCTGTGGAAGAAGATCGCCGAAGCCAATACGCTGAAGAACCCGAACATCATCGGCGTCGGCAAGGAACTGCAATTGCCGCCGAAGTAAGCAAGGGCAGTTTGCCGCATCAACGGAACCGGTCCGGGCTTCCCCGGGCCGGTTTTTGCTTTTAAGAACAAAACTCATCGCCGCCCGCCTTCGTGAAGCGTGGGAAGTGAAACCATCAGGACCCGTGATCAGGACCTATGACATGACCGCAGACCTTTCGCCCCGTCCCGCCGATCATCCCTCCGCCCCTTCCGGCAAGGTGGGCGTGCTTCTCGTCAATCTCGGCACGCCCGATGGCACCGACTACACCTCGATGCGCCGCTATCTCAGGGAGTTCCTGACCGACAAGCGCGTCATCGAGTGGTCGCCGTGGAAATGGTACCCGATCCTGTTCGGCATCGTGCTCAATACTCGCCCGCAGAAGGTCGGCAAGGCCTATGAAGCGATCTGGAACAAGGACAGGGACGAAAGTTATCTGAGGACCTACACCCGCAGCCAGGCGGAACTGATGTCGGCGGCACTGAAAGACCTGCCCGATGTCGTCGTCGACTGGGGAATGCGCTATGGCCAGCCGTCGATCGCCTCGAAGATCGATGCGCTGAAGGCTGCCGGCTGCGACAAGATCCTGCTTTTCCCGCTCTATCCGCAATATGCGGCATCGACGACGGCCACCGTCAACGACAAGGCCTTCGAACACCTGATGAAGATGCGCTGGCAGCCGGCCCTGCGCACTGTGCCGCCCTATCATGACGACCCCGCCTATATCGACGCACTCGCCGTATCGGTCGAGAAAAAGCTCGCCACGCTCGACTGGGAGCCGGAACTGCTGATCACCTCGTTCCACGGCATTCCGCAATCCTATTTCCGCCAGGGCGATCCCTATTACTGCCACTGCATGAAGACCGGCCGGCTGCTGCGCGAAAGGCTCGGGCGTTCGGAGAAGGATTTCATGATCACCTTCCAGTCCCGTTTCGGGCCGGAGGAATGGCTTCAGCCCTATACCGACAAGACCATGGAAAAGCTCGGCAAGGAGGGCGTGAAACGCATCGCCATCATGAACCCGGGCTTCGTGTCCGACTGCCTCGAGACGCTTGAGGAAATCGCCGGCGAAGCAGGCGAGATCTTCCACCACAATGGCGGTGAGAAGTTCGTGCACATCCCCTGCCTGAACGACAGCCCGGAAGGCATGAACGTGCTGGAAAAGGTCGTCCGCCGCGAATTGCAGGGCTGGGTCTGACCCCCGCCCGTCTCTCAACTCGCCTTGGCGAAACGGGGTCTTGCCCCGGCGCCGTCGCGGACCTGCCCGGTTGCGCCGAGCACCGGCAACCGGCTTGCGGCCGGAACGACAGCCGACCGACTGTCGGCAGCATCGGCCGGACAAAGATTGAACTGCGACAGCAGCGCGTTGAGATGCGCCACCTGCGCGGCAAGGTTGCGGCTTGCCATGGTCGAGCCCTCGACCATGGCGGCGTTGCGCTGGGTGTTCTGGTCCATGAGCGTCACCGCCGAATTGATTTCCTGGAGGCCGGTGGACTGCTCGCGCGAGGATTCGACGATCGCCAGCACGTTGCGGTCCACCTGCTGGACCTCCTCTAGGATCGTGCCGAGCGCCCTACCGGTTTCGCTGACGAGAGCAACGCCGGACGTCACCTGTTCGCCCGAACGGGTGATCAGGACCTTGATCTCCCTAGCGGCCGTAGCCGAGCGCTGCGCCAGTTCGCGCACTTCCTGCGCCACGACGGCGAATCCCCGGCCCGCCTCGCCGGCGCGCGCGGCCTCGACGCCGGCATTGAGCGCCAGCAGGTTGGTCTGGAAGGCTATCTCGTCGATAACGCCGATGATGTTACCGATCTCGCGGGAGGAGCGCTCGATTTCGCCCATGGCCGCAACCGCGAGCCGCACCACGGCTTCGGATTGCTCGGCCGTACTCTTCGTCCGTTTCACGAGTTCGCCCGCCTCTTCCGCATTGCGGACGGACGAGGCGACCGTGCTGGTGATCTCTTCCAGGGCCGCTGCCGTCTCCTCCAGCGAGGCCGCCTGCTGTTCGGTGCGCTTCGACAGGTCTTCCGCGCCGCTGCGGATCTCGGCGGCGGCATCGTCGATGGACGCGGTATTCACCGCGACCGTCGACAGCGCCTCGCGAAGCACCGCCGCCGCGTGGTTCAGGTCGTCGCGCAAAGCGTGATAGGCTTCCGGCAGGTCGTCCTCCATCTCGGCGGCGAGGTTCTTGCTGGCAAGTTCGGCGACCGCCCGCCCGAAACTCTCGCTGACTAGTTTCCGCTCGGCGGCAATCGCATCCGCCTGAGCCTGCTGCTTGGCCTTTTCAGCTTCCTCGATATAGACGGAAATGGCGAGGTCCATGTCCAGCAGTACGGCCTTGGCGAGGCTGCCCAGCGCATTGGCGAAACCATCGGCCGTCATGGTCTTTTTCGAAAACAGGCCGCGCCTGGGGAAATGCTCGTGAACGGCGGCATGGATGAGATGCTCGATCAGCAGGGCGTATCCGCCGATATACCAGCGCGGCTCCAGGCCGATGCGGGCGTGAATCGAACCGATGGCATGGACCTTCCGGGCATAGTCGCCGTTGAAGTCGCCGTTTGAGATGTTTTCCCAATGACCCGTCTGGGCGCCCTTGGCCCGCGCGATATGCGCCTCGGACGAGAAGAACCGCGCCGTCTGCGGCGTCGAACGCACCTGCGCATAGAATTTGTCGAGACCAACCGGCAACTCGCGCTTGATCAAGCTCTTCATGGAACGGATCGCCTCGCGGTTGTCCCGTGTCATGCGCATGAATTCGAGCCGACCCTCAAGCGCCTCGATGTCGGTGGAGACGGCCTCATGGGCATGCCCGGGCATTGGCGATACGGTCTTGTTCATAATTGTTCTTCTTCATACTTGGTGCGCAAAAGAAACCGGCTTGTTGCGCGTCGTGTTGCAAGACTACGAAAAAACGGCGGGAAGCAGCGCTCCCATCATTCCTGCCCAGCGATGCAAGTGATGAGGCAGGCCTATTGTCCCTTTGCGCAGCCTTTGCAATCGGGCAACGCTCGGCTGGTGAATCGGATGTCAAGGATGCCGACGCATCCTTCCTGGAAAAAATCTATCGTTTGACAGTCACTATAGTGACTTGAAAAGATGAACATTTCCTTACGCGATGCGCGCCATGCGCATGGCTCAGATATTCGGCGAAAACGTACGGAGGATTCGCTTGGAACGCGGGTTGACCCTGGAAGCCATGGCGGCCGAAGTAGACCTCGCCTACAGCTATCTGGGCGGCATCGAACGCGGCCAGAAGAACCCGACGCTGGACGTAGTCGAGCGGATTGCCAAGGTCCTGGACACCGATCCGCTCATCCTCCTCACGAGACATTGACGAACGCGGGTGCCCGTCCGCCACCTTGCGCCGTCATCGTCATTTCCTCGCAGCAGAGAACGTGCTAACTCACGACATCGCTTGCCGAATCCTGAAATGGAGAAAACTCGATGCTGGGTGGTCCGGATATCGTCGTCGTCGCACTGGTATTGCTGGTCATCTTCGTCCTCTTCGCGGGGATCAAGACCGTGCCGCAGGGCTATCGCTATACCATCGAGCGCTTCGGACGTTATACGAGGACGCTGGAGCCCGGCCTTAACCTCATCATTCCCTTCATCGAGCGCATCGGCGCCAAGATGAACGTGATGGAGCAGGTTCTCGACGTCCCGACCCAGGAGGTCATCACCAAGGACAATGCCAGCGTCTCCGCCGACGCCGTCGCCTTCTATCAGGTGCTGAATGCCGCGCAGGCCGCCTATCAGGTCGCCAATCTGGAAAACGCCATCCTCAACCTGACGATGACCAACATCCGTTCGGTCATGGGCTCGATGGACCTCGACGAACTGCTGTCGAACCGCGAGGCGATCAACGACCGGCTCCTGAAGGTGGTGGACGAGGCAGTCGGCCCCTGGGGCATCAAGGTCACCCGCGTCGAGATCAAGGACATCCAGCCGCCGAAGGATCTCGTCGAGGCCATGGCTCGCCAGATGAAAGCCGAACGCGAGAAACGCGCTCAGGTGCTTGAAGCCGAAGGCCTGCGAAACTCGCAGATCCTCAAAGCCGAAGGTGCAAAGCAGGCAGCCATCCTGCAGGCGGAAGGCCAGCGCGAAGCCGCCTACCGGGAAGCGGAAGCACGCGAGAGACTGGCCGAGGCGGAAGCCAAGGCGACA
The window above is part of the Rhizobium sp. ACO-34A genome. Proteins encoded here:
- a CDS encoding ferrochelatase, whose translation is MTADLSPRPADHPSAPSGKVGVLLVNLGTPDGTDYTSMRRYLREFLTDKRVIEWSPWKWYPILFGIVLNTRPQKVGKAYEAIWNKDRDESYLRTYTRSQAELMSAALKDLPDVVVDWGMRYGQPSIASKIDALKAAGCDKILLFPLYPQYAASTTATVNDKAFEHLMKMRWQPALRTVPPYHDDPAYIDALAVSVEKKLATLDWEPELLITSFHGIPQSYFRQGDPYYCHCMKTGRLLRERLGRSEKDFMITFQSRFGPEEWLQPYTDKTMEKLGKEGVKRIAIMNPGFVSDCLETLEEIAGEAGEIFHHNGGEKFVHIPCLNDSPEGMNVLEKVVRRELQGWV
- a CDS encoding globin-coupled sensor protein, with amino-acid sequence MNKTVSPMPGHAHEAVSTDIEALEGRLEFMRMTRDNREAIRSMKSLIKRELPVGLDKFYAQVRSTPQTARFFSSEAHIARAKGAQTGHWENISNGDFNGDYARKVHAIGSIHARIGLEPRWYIGGYALLIEHLIHAAVHEHFPRRGLFSKKTMTADGFANALGSLAKAVLLDMDLAISVYIEEAEKAKQQAQADAIAAERKLVSESFGRAVAELASKNLAAEMEDDLPEAYHALRDDLNHAAAVLREALSTVAVNTASIDDAAAEIRSGAEDLSKRTEQQAASLEETAAALEEITSTVASSVRNAEEAGELVKRTKSTAEQSEAVVRLAVAAMGEIERSSREIGNIIGVIDEIAFQTNLLALNAGVEAARAGEAGRGFAVVAQEVRELAQRSATAAREIKVLITRSGEQVTSGVALVSETGRALGTILEEVQQVDRNVLAIVESSREQSTGLQEINSAVTLMDQNTQRNAAMVEGSTMASRNLAAQVAHLNALLSQFNLCPADAADSRSAVVPAASRLPVLGATGQVRDGAGARPRFAKAS
- a CDS encoding transcriptional regulator; amino-acid sequence: MRMAQIFGENVRRIRLERGLTLEAMAAEVDLAYSYLGGIERGQKNPTLDVVERIAKVLDTDPLILLTRH